The Acinetobacter lwoffii genome contains the following window.
AAGTTATATCAATCAATTTGGTGTACATCGAAATACTGCTTATCAAGCCTTAAAAGATGCTTGCGATGACCTATTTGCAAGACAATTCAGTTATCAAAGTCTTAGTGAAAAAGGTAATGTCATTAATCACAAGTCAAGATGGGTAAGCGAGGTTGCTTATATTGATAATGAGGCTGTCGTTAGACTTATTTTTGCTCCAGCTATTGTGCCTTTAATAACTCGATTAGAAGAACAATTTACAAAGTATGAGATACAGCAAATAAGCAATTTAACGAGTGCTTATGCTGTTCGCTTATATGAAATATTGATTGCGTGGCGTAGTACCGGAAAAACGCCTCTTATAACTATCTACGATTTCAGACAAAAAATAGGTGTACTCGAGACTGAATACAAAAGGATGTACGATTTTAAGAAATATGTTTTAGACATTGCATTAAAGCAAGTAAATGAACATACCGATATTAATGTCAAAGTTGAACAACATAAAACCGGCAGATCCATTACGGGCTTTTCATTTAGCTTCAAACAGAAAAAGTCAGCAACAAATACAGCCAATGACATTAGTCAGGACAAAGAGCTAAAAATCAATTTGACTGATGCACAACGATATTTATTTGCTAGTAAATTATCAGAACTTCCTGAGATGGCTAAACTTTCACAAGGTAATGAAAGCTATGAACAGTTTGCTGCTCGGATTGTAACCATGCTGCAAGAGCCAAATAAATTAAAAGAATTTATGCCATTACTTCGAAAAGTCGGCTTTCAATGAATGATGTCAATTGACATAGTAAAGTTAACAATCAACTATTAACACTATTTGAAAACTGGTTTACATAATGAAAAAACTGTCAGTTTCAGAACTAGCGAAATTATATGGATATTCAAGACAAGCTGTATATGCCCATATAAAGAAAGGAAATTTATCAAAAGGATCGGATGGATTAATTGACTTTTCAGAAGCCTTGAGAGTTTTTGGGGAACCACAAAAAAGCAATTCTAGTGTCAACCAAAGTCAATCAACTAGTAGGCATAACTTAACAGAAGTTGACTTGCTAAAACGTCAAGTTGACATGCTGGAAAAACAATTAAATCAGGCAATACAGAGAGAAAATCAATCATTAGAACGTGAATCGTTTTATCAAGAACAGATTGAGGCCATGCAGCGCTTACTGGAAGCTCCAAAAGCCAATATGACTACGTTTACCGATCATGGATCTGAACAGGATATAGCAACAGATTCTCGGCCACAGACTGAATCGAACTATGACGGATTGACTACTCCAGAGAACAAACGCATCCCTGTTCCAGAACATATTGAGCCTACACCTAAAAAGAGGGGCTTCCTGAGTCGTTTTTTCCTTCCTTACGGTTAACCAGGACTCCACTTTTTTGATGAGCCAATTTCAGTGCAAGCACATGAAATAATGACTCCTCAAAAAACCGGATGAGGTTTATTAAAACTGAACAAAACCGTGGAACATTGCTTAAATAGTAAGCGTGGAACATGAAAAATCATTAAAAAAGCCCAACTGAGTGCAGTTGGGCTTTTTTGTATACGATAAGACTATGATTTATATAGAATAAAAAAGAGCATTTCGTATAAGGTGTATTATGTTAATTTTAGAGATTCTACATAAATGTAGAGTCTCCTTCACTTAGATTCTGGCATGTGTTCCATACTTATCAATCATGATAGAGCTAGCTTCATTTAAGCCACGCACAGTGACATTCACACCATTCTTTTGAAATTTATTTACAACAGAATCAAGCATGGCGACTGATGTTACGTCCCAAATGTGAGAATGGGTCAAATCAATAATCACATCCTTTACATCCTCTTTAAAGTCAAAACCTTGCATGAATTTTTCAGAAGAACTAAAGAAGATCTGACCTCTCAAATCATACAAACGGGCCGTTCCCTCAAAAGAAGCTGTCACCTGGATATCATTTTCAAGTTTATTCGCCAAGAACAAGGCTGAAAGCAATACGCCCGTTAATACACCTAGAGCCAAGTTATGCGTAGCAACAACTACAATCACTGTCGCAATCATGACGATATTACTACTCTTAGGATTATCTTTTAACTGAGTGACAGAACTCCATTCAAAAGTACTAATAGAGACCATGATCATCACCGCTACCAATGCAGCCATTGGAATCACTTTGAGCCAGTCACTAATAAATACAA
Protein-coding sequences here:
- a CDS encoding plasmid replication DNA-binding protein is translated as MKKLSVSELAKLYGYSRQAVYAHIKKGNLSKGSDGLIDFSEALRVFGEPQKSNSSVNQSQSTSRHNLTEVDLLKRQVDMLEKQLNQAIQRENQSLERESFYQEQIEAMQRLLEAPKANMTTFTDHGSEQDIATDSRPQTESNYDGLTTPENKRIPVPEHIEPTPKKRGFLSRFFLPYG